The genome window ATACTTCCATAGTCACTTCCATTCCTGAGAGCTTTACTTACCTACAGTTGTCATGGTTAGCTTTGGTGCGCCCACGGCCGCGAGGCCCTGTCTTCGGGCATCGCGCGGTGCAAATCTCTTTTGCTCGTGCCTCGCAATGCCTAATGGCACCAGATATTTACAAGGCGCTCAGCCCAAAGACTGTGATCTTTCTCATAGCCACTGCTGAACTATAGTTTGAAAGTATAAGCTTCGAGATTGATCGTGGTAGTAGTTTCGTAGGGACAGGTCAAGACCTGTCCGCTCGTGGTCTGTAGTATAGAACTATAGCTAACCTATAGCCAAAGGCCAAACTGTCCCCTTGAGGGGACTATAGGGGTGTAAATACATTGGCTAAAGAACTGTAGCCGGAAGGATAGCCCTTGCATATAAGCTCCCCGCCTTAGACAAGGAGGGGCTAGGGGTGGTTGGACCGACTGTAACTATGGAAGTTACCTTCAACTACAACACCAACTCAAAACTCAGCACTCACGACTCAGGACTCAAAAAATTGCCAATTTTCCCCTAAAACCCGTACCTTTAACTATACTTGCTTTAGAACTCATGAAAAAACGATACCTGCGCATTGGTGATCTCAAGCGCAATGCATTTATAGTTGCCGCTGCTGCCTGTATGGGCCTTGCCAGTTGCGGAAATAACAACAATAACAACGACTGGAATGCTGGTGAAGAAGTAGCTGTGCCGGATGGCATCATTACCGAACTAACCGAAGAAGCTCCTGACCAGTGGAAAATAACCGACGAGCGTACTACTGCACCAGGTGCAAGTATGGCTATTTTAAAGTATAACGATGGACGTGTGGATACCCTGAAAGGATTAGAACTGGAGAACCGCATGAAAGAACTGGCAGCCAATCAGAATACCTACCAGCAGGGTGGCTTTGGTTTAGGAAGCGTACTTTGGTGGAGCGGAATGGGCTATATGGCTGGCCGTATGATGTCTCCGAACCCTGCTTATTATGCTAATCCAAGCCACATTCGTCGTACAGACAGCTGGAGACAAAATGTGCAGACATACCGCCAACGGGCCACAGCGCCAAGCTCAGGCAGAAGCGGTTTTTTCAGAGGTCGCAGCAGTGGCGGCGGCTTTGGCGGTTAAGTTATACTTCACAATTAATATTTCATGCTGAATAATAAAGTGAGTATTCGCCTGCAACCACATACAGGCGATGTGGAAACGGCTGTGCGTGGGCTTGGCTGGGATTGGTGTGTAGAAGATGGCTGCGCAAACTATGTGCCCGGTGAGGCCGTGGTAGTAACCGAGAAAGAAGCCGATGCACTTCTGGAAGCCGCCAATACATTGTATGACATGATGGTGCAGTCGGTGCCCAACGATGTGCCCGATGCTTTCCTGAAGGTGCTCGGCATACCTGAAAACCTTTGGAAACTGGTGCGCCAGTCCTGGAACGACGACCGCCACTGGCACCTGTACGGTCGTTTTGACCTGGCGCAAACCCCCGAAGGTCCAAAGTTGCTGGAATTTAACGCCGATACAGCTACCTCCATACCTGAAACAGCGGTGGTGCAATGGGCAAGTCTGGCTGCAGCCGGCAAGCATTCTGCCAACCAATATTCCGGACTGTACGAAGCGCTGGTAGAACAATTCAGGACGTGGCGCATGATGAACAATGATCTGGCTCCGGCTTTACTCTTAACTTACATTGGCAGCAGTGCCGAAGACGAGACTAACTGTGCTGTGCTGGCACAAGCCGCTCAGGAGGCAGGTTTTGATACCCATCTTTGCCCAATCGAGGATGTGAATATAACTACAGAAGGCGCTGAAAAAGGTGTTTGGGCGCAGGTAGGAGCAGAGCAATGGCGTCAATTTCCGTTCCTGTTCAAGCTTTTGCCCTGGGAGCAGATTGCCTGGGAAGAACCGCAGCTTTGCGATAGCCTGACCCAACTTGTGCGCAGCCGGAATGTAATTATTGCCAATCCGGCTTATACTTTACTTTTCCAAAGCAAAGGAATGCTGGCCTGGCTTTGGAAAGCTTACCCGTACCACCCGCTGCTCCTAGAAGCTGACTTGGAGCCTTTAAGCGGCAAATATATCCGCAAACCATACTTCGGTAGGGAAGGGCAAAGTATAGAAGTAGTAGATAAAGTGCGTGTAACAAAACTGGAAGGCGAGTACGACCAGCAACAGCAGGTATACCAGCGCTGGTGCGACCTCCCCGAAGATAACAAGGGCTATAGCTACCAGGCAGGTGTTTTCTGGGCAGCCGAAGGCTGTGCTATAGGCTTCCGTCGCGAGAAAGGAATTATTACCAACTTGTCGCAGTTTGTGCCGCATTTGGTGGAGTAACCAAAATTAGAAGAAGTATAAAATGTCTATAGAATCAGAAGCAGATTTAATTGGGATTACAAAGGTTAGCGAAGTTGTGGCTATTACGCTGAAGCAAATGCGGGAGTATGCAAAACCGGGTATGACAACTAAAGAACTAGATGATTTTGGGTATGAGATATTACGGTCTTATGGCGCAAAGTCAGCACCAAAGGTTACCTATAACTTCCCTGGTTATACGTGCATAAGCGTGAATAACGAAGCCGCCCATGGCATTCCTTCTACTAAAACTGTGCTGCTGGAAGGGGATTTGGTAAATATTGATGTTTCAGCGGAATTAGGCGGTTACTTTGCAGATAATGGTGGTTCTTTTGTGGTAGGCAAAGATATAAATGGTCTTAATAAGCTTGTTAATACTTCGACAAGTGCTTTATACAAGGCGCTGAAAGAGATAAAAAGCGGAGTAAGAATATCAGATATAGGCAGAATAATTGAGACAGAAGCGAAAAAGAATGGCTATAAAGTAATCCGGAATCTGGTAGGCCATGGAGTGGGAAAGAGCCTACACGAAGCACCACATGAAATCCCCTGCTTTTACGACAAGTTTAATACACAGCGATTTAAGAAAAACAGTGTTGTAGCTGTAGAAACATTTATCTCTACCAAAGGGAGCTATACCCGCGACAAGGGCGATGGCTGGACACTCTTGGCAGAGAAAGGTGGTTATGTAGCTCAACACGAGCATACCATACTCATTACAGACAGCGAGCCTATTATACTTACCAAGGCTAATGGTATTTAATGAATCCTACCTATTCATTGATCCCCGCAAATTTCC of Pontibacter deserti contains these proteins:
- the map gene encoding type I methionyl aminopeptidase → MSIESEADLIGITKVSEVVAITLKQMREYAKPGMTTKELDDFGYEILRSYGAKSAPKVTYNFPGYTCISVNNEAAHGIPSTKTVLLEGDLVNIDVSAELGGYFADNGGSFVVGKDINGLNKLVNTSTSALYKALKEIKSGVRISDIGRIIETEAKKNGYKVIRNLVGHGVGKSLHEAPHEIPCFYDKFNTQRFKKNSVVAVETFISTKGSYTRDKGDGWTLLAEKGGYVAQHEHTILITDSEPIILTKANGI
- a CDS encoding glutathionylspermidine synthase family protein translates to MLNNKVSIRLQPHTGDVETAVRGLGWDWCVEDGCANYVPGEAVVVTEKEADALLEAANTLYDMMVQSVPNDVPDAFLKVLGIPENLWKLVRQSWNDDRHWHLYGRFDLAQTPEGPKLLEFNADTATSIPETAVVQWASLAAAGKHSANQYSGLYEALVEQFRTWRMMNNDLAPALLLTYIGSSAEDETNCAVLAQAAQEAGFDTHLCPIEDVNITTEGAEKGVWAQVGAEQWRQFPFLFKLLPWEQIAWEEPQLCDSLTQLVRSRNVIIANPAYTLLFQSKGMLAWLWKAYPYHPLLLEADLEPLSGKYIRKPYFGREGQSIEVVDKVRVTKLEGEYDQQQQVYQRWCDLPEDNKGYSYQAGVFWAAEGCAIGFRREKGIITNLSQFVPHLVE